Proteins encoded together in one Chitinophaga sp. LS1 window:
- a CDS encoding glycosyl hydrolase gives MRRIFICCLLLLSISVHAQENAKPWVFWYWMYAAVSQPGIHADLVAMKEAGLGGAYLMPINGKSTYTPVAEQLSPAWWDLVHYASQQADSLGLQLGMHFCDGFAVGGGPWITPALSMQKVVWTTTEVNGDFNGILPQPATNEGYYEDIAVLAFPFIKEDKSTPVVTTSLPNVNAQILSSKENKENVKSTDPCWIQYTYAAPFTCRSITIRGNNYQAQRLKLSVSEDGTQFHEVLQMTAPRHGWLDSDADHTYSIPVTTSRYFRFDYNKAGSEPGAEDLDNAKWKQSLKITGIHLSNQPRIDQYEGKSGAVWRITNTVASAVPANTNTGNSHTNTSNSITSKIPANISTGNSITNTSNSITSTVPAHTNTSNSITNTVPANINTDHAITNSDLAIAQDQIIDLTTRIDTHGHLKWKAPKGDWTILRIGHTSTGHKNVTGGAGAGLECDKFNPAAVRFQFDHWYGEALKRAKLSVLHVDSWECGSQNWSPVFSAAFKKQHGYDLLKWLPAMAGIPVDNAAASEQFLLDIRRTINNLIQVNFYDTLSALAHTNGVAFSAESTAPMITGDGMEHYHAVDYPMGEFWLRSPTHDKPNDMLDAISGAHVYDKQIIQAEAFTELRNNWDEYPGMLKTGIDRNFALGINKLVFHVFAHNPWMDKKPGMTLNGIGLYFQRDQTWWPYVSAMVNYVTRCQHLLQQGKPVVDIGVYTGDNLPRRAVLPERLVPLLPTLFGDSTVQREKRRLANVGEPTREMPAGVTASANISKAEDWIDPLHGYAYDSYNKLSDSARYRISLKLTDTLKHIDIPPDFISGEQGIAWTHRSAPDKEIYFVSNQQEKERHLQLSFRIKGKTPVLYDAVNDAYLQPGAFKTNADRTSLTLSLPPNGAMFVLFTDKPMDNVHKQTNYAPFQTLDNPWKVSFAPNDTVLFEKLTDWSQHASEKIKYFSGTAHYIQNVHLSNPPSTILLDAGNIANIAAVKVNDIDCGIIWTPPYRVDISKAVHSGLNKIDIAVTNTWANRIIGDRIQTAASNRSGDSIQLKETYTVFSDKQAGDHLLPAGLLGPVRLLTDYQVADTVMERVYNEVKTPYKYGLVMVPANDTLKMDCPTIFRKNNQWYMVYIVFDGRGYETWLAKSKDLLNWQTLGKMMSFSDSTNWDANQKAGYTALQDYKWGGNYEWTPYKGKYWLSYFGGASTGYEAGLLSIGIAYTNKDITRPHEWQRMPHPVLKATDTDAGWWENNTIYKSSVIRDDKKLTGHSFVMYYNAKGDSLKPKRGKERIGMAVSDDMENWVRWGKDPLLDHYTGITGDAVIQQMDSLYVMFYYGAFWKDKPKEAFNRFACSYDLVHWTDWKGADLINSSEAYDNLFAHKSFVVKWKGVVYHYYCAVDKAGHRGIAVATSVDKGKSKLNY, from the coding sequence ATGCGTAGGATATTTATTTGTTGCCTTTTATTATTGAGCATATCTGTGCATGCACAGGAAAATGCTAAACCATGGGTATTTTGGTACTGGATGTATGCAGCGGTATCTCAACCCGGTATTCATGCGGATCTGGTAGCTATGAAAGAAGCGGGTTTAGGTGGGGCTTATCTTATGCCCATCAATGGCAAAAGTACTTATACACCTGTAGCAGAGCAATTGTCACCAGCATGGTGGGATCTGGTGCATTATGCTTCACAGCAGGCGGATAGTCTCGGTTTGCAATTAGGTATGCACTTCTGTGATGGATTTGCAGTAGGAGGGGGACCCTGGATTACACCGGCGCTCAGTATGCAAAAAGTAGTGTGGACAACTACTGAGGTAAATGGGGATTTCAATGGCATCTTGCCGCAACCTGCTACGAATGAGGGGTATTATGAAGATATTGCCGTACTGGCTTTTCCTTTTATCAAAGAAGATAAATCGACTCCGGTAGTTACTACAAGTCTTCCCAATGTAAATGCGCAGATCCTTTCCAGTAAAGAGAATAAAGAGAATGTGAAAAGTACTGATCCCTGTTGGATTCAATATACTTATGCAGCGCCATTTACCTGCCGCTCTATTACTATTCGTGGCAATAACTATCAGGCACAGCGCCTGAAACTTTCTGTAAGTGAAGATGGTACACAATTCCATGAAGTATTGCAAATGACAGCGCCGCGCCATGGCTGGCTGGACTCAGATGCAGATCATACTTATTCTATTCCGGTGACTACCAGTCGTTATTTCCGTTTTGATTATAACAAAGCAGGTTCAGAACCCGGTGCGGAAGATCTGGATAATGCGAAGTGGAAGCAAAGTCTGAAGATTACAGGGATTCATTTATCTAATCAACCACGCATTGATCAGTATGAAGGAAAAAGTGGGGCTGTTTGGCGCATTACCAACACAGTTGCCAGTGCAGTTCCTGCTAATACCAATACAGGCAATTCTCATACCAATACAAGCAATTCTATTACCAGTAAAATTCCTGCTAATATCAGTACAGGCAATTCTATTACCAATACAAGCAATTCTATTACCAGTACTGTTCCTGCTCATACCAATACAAGCAATTCAATTACTAATACAGTTCCTGCTAATATCAATACAGACCATGCTATAACCAATTCCGATCTGGCTATTGCTCAGGATCAGATCATTGACCTGACAACCAGAATTGATACCCATGGCCACCTTAAATGGAAAGCTCCCAAAGGTGACTGGACCATTCTACGCATAGGCCACACTTCCACCGGACATAAAAACGTAACCGGTGGAGCTGGTGCTGGATTGGAATGTGATAAGTTCAACCCCGCTGCTGTGCGTTTCCAATTCGATCATTGGTATGGCGAAGCCCTCAAGCGGGCCAAATTGAGTGTATTACATGTAGATAGTTGGGAATGTGGAAGTCAAAACTGGTCGCCTGTATTCAGCGCCGCCTTCAAAAAGCAACATGGATATGACCTGCTTAAATGGCTCCCTGCAATGGCAGGTATACCTGTGGATAACGCTGCTGCCTCTGAGCAATTCTTATTAGATATTCGTCGTACAATCAATAATTTAATTCAAGTTAACTTCTACGATACTTTAAGTGCATTGGCACATACAAATGGTGTTGCTTTCAGTGCTGAAAGTACAGCGCCTATGATCACCGGGGATGGCATGGAGCATTACCATGCTGTTGATTATCCAATGGGTGAATTTTGGTTGAGAAGTCCCACCCACGATAAGCCCAATGACATGCTCGATGCCATTTCCGGTGCGCATGTCTATGATAAACAAATTATTCAGGCAGAAGCATTTACAGAGTTGCGTAATAACTGGGACGAATATCCAGGCATGTTGAAAACAGGCATTGATCGCAACTTTGCATTAGGAATCAATAAATTAGTTTTCCATGTGTTTGCACATAATCCATGGATGGACAAAAAGCCGGGCATGACCCTGAATGGGATCGGGCTTTATTTTCAGAGAGATCAGACATGGTGGCCTTATGTATCAGCGATGGTGAATTATGTGACCCGGTGCCAGCACTTATTACAACAGGGGAAACCCGTTGTGGATATTGGTGTGTATACAGGGGATAACCTACCTAGAAGAGCTGTTTTGCCAGAGCGCCTGGTACCATTATTACCCACGCTATTTGGAGACAGCACTGTACAAAGAGAAAAGAGAAGATTGGCGAATGTAGGTGAGCCAACCAGAGAGATGCCTGCGGGTGTGACTGCAAGTGCAAATATCTCAAAGGCGGAAGATTGGATAGATCCTTTGCATGGATATGCTTATGACTCTTACAATAAGTTGAGCGATAGTGCGAGATACCGTATATCGCTCAAACTCACGGATACTTTAAAGCATATTGATATTCCTCCTGATTTCATTTCAGGAGAACAGGGTATTGCATGGACACATCGTTCTGCTCCTGATAAAGAGATCTATTTTGTTTCTAATCAACAGGAAAAGGAGCGTCACTTGCAATTGTCTTTCCGGATAAAAGGCAAAACTCCTGTATTGTATGATGCTGTTAATGATGCTTATTTGCAACCGGGGGCTTTTAAAACAAATGCAGATAGAACATCGCTGACATTGTCTCTTCCTCCAAACGGCGCTATGTTTGTTTTATTCACAGACAAACCAATGGATAATGTGCATAAACAAACCAATTATGCACCCTTTCAGACACTAGATAATCCATGGAAGGTAAGCTTTGCACCCAACGATACTGTGTTATTTGAAAAGCTCACGGATTGGAGCCAGCATGCATCAGAGAAGATCAAATACTTTTCTGGTACCGCTCATTATATTCAGAATGTGCATTTGTCAAATCCCCCGTCTACAATTTTGTTAGATGCTGGTAATATTGCCAATATCGCTGCTGTAAAGGTGAATGATATTGACTGTGGCATCATCTGGACGCCACCTTATAGAGTGGATATTTCTAAAGCCGTGCATTCAGGTCTGAATAAAATAGACATAGCTGTTACAAACACATGGGCCAATCGTATAATTGGAGACAGAATTCAAACTGCTGCCAGCAACCGATCCGGAGATAGCATTCAACTCAAAGAAACCTACACTGTTTTTTCAGACAAGCAGGCTGGTGATCATTTACTCCCCGCAGGTTTATTGGGGCCTGTAAGACTCCTCACCGATTATCAGGTAGCAGACACTGTGATGGAACGCGTCTACAACGAAGTCAAAACTCCTTACAAATATGGTCTTGTGATGGTCCCTGCGAATGATACCCTCAAAATGGACTGCCCGACTATCTTTAGGAAAAACAACCAGTGGTACATGGTCTATATTGTGTTTGACGGTCGGGGTTACGAAACCTGGCTCGCCAAAAGTAAAGACCTTCTTAACTGGCAAACCCTTGGCAAAATGATGTCTTTCTCTGACAGTACAAACTGGGATGCGAATCAGAAAGCGGGTTACACGGCCTTACAGGATTACAAATGGGGTGGTAATTACGAGTGGACTCCCTACAAAGGGAAATATTGGTTATCTTACTTTGGAGGTGCAAGTACAGGTTATGAAGCAGGTTTGTTATCCATTGGTATTGCTTACACAAATAAAGATATTACCAGACCACATGAATGGCAGCGAATGCCACATCCCGTGTTGAAAGCTACTGATACAGATGCTGGCTGGTGGGAAAACAATACTATTTACAAAAGCTCCGTCATCCGGGATGATAAAAAACTAACGGGTCATTCTTTTGTGATGTATTACAATGCAAAAGGGGATAGCCTGAAACCTAAGCGAGGTAAGGAACGCATCGGCATGGCGGTATCTGATGATATGGAAAATTGGGTAAGGTGGGGAAAGGATCCTTTGCTGGATCATTATACAGGTATTACAGGGGATGCGGTGATTCAGCAAATGGATAGTCTCTATGTCATGTTCTACTATGGTGCATTCTGGAAAGATAAGCCAAAAGAAGCCTTTAACCGTTTTGCCTGTTCTTATGATCTCGTGCATTGGACAGATTGGAAAGGGGCGGATCTTATTAATTCTTCTGAAGCTTATGATAATCTATTTGCGCACAAATCTTTTGTTGTAAAGTGGAAGGGAGTTGTGTATCATTATTATTGTGCGGTAGATAAGGCGGGTCATAGGGGGATAGCGGTGGCGACTTCAGTGGATAAAGGGAAAAGTAAATTGAATTATTAA